The Methanobrevibacter thaueri DNA window ATAAAGCGAATTAACTGCTCAATTCGGCACCTATTTCAAAAACACTTTCCAAATCACGGGCAAACTGTTCCCTTTTCAGTTTCAGCTCATCATCTGTTGAACTTGAGGACATGTTCTTGGAAATGTTTTGATAGGTTTCAATGACAACATTGCCGTTCAGCATCTTAAGCAAATCCTCAGACTGCTTCATGTGGGGCCTTACTGACTTTTCGAAATAATCCATAGGATAGTTGATTGTATAGAAAAGCCCAACGTTGACCTTGCCCTTGAACTTGTTGCCTGTCTTATAGGAAACCATGCAGTAAATCAGTCTCTCAAGAAATGCCATGTAATGGCTGGTAGGCTGTGAAAAGAATATTGGGGCTGCAATCAAGACACAGTCCGCATCAAAAATCCTTTCAATCAATGGGGAAAGCTCATCCCTCCAAAAGCATTTGCAGACATCCTCATCATTCTTGCAGATAAGACAAACCCTGCAACCTGAA harbors:
- a CDS encoding flavodoxin family protein, with amino-acid sequence MKTIVINAGPKRRDCNARLAKSALKGAESVGADVEYVDLYKLDLSGCRVCLICKNDEDVCKCFWRDELSPLIERIFDADCVLIAAPIFFSQPTSHYMAFLERLIYCMVSYKTGNKFKGKVNVGLFYTINYPMDYFEKSVRPHMKQSEDLLKMLNGNVVIETYQNISKNMSSSSTDDELKLKREQFARDLESVFEIGAELSS